From Paenibacillus sp. GP183, one genomic window encodes:
- a CDS encoding metalloregulator ArsR/SmtB family transcription factor — MGEDNAEVRQAVKVYKALGEPTRLKIAMLLTEERNLCCSDIGGKLESVAGSTLSHHLKQLTDCGLLDLRKEGTYIYYSVNRELAQKYAPYLLE, encoded by the coding sequence ATGGGCGAAGATAACGCGGAAGTACGGCAAGCCGTCAAAGTATATAAAGCGCTGGGGGAACCAACCAGGCTCAAAATAGCAATGCTGCTTACCGAGGAGAGGAATCTGTGCTGCTCGGATATCGGGGGCAAGCTGGAATCCGTTGCCGGCTCGACGCTTTCTCATCACCTGAAGCAATTGACGGATTGCGGCCTGCTCGATCTGCGAAAGGAAGGAACTTATATCTACTACAGCGTGAACCGCGAACTCGCGCAAAAGTACGCACCTTATTTGCTGGAATAA
- a CDS encoding ABC transporter permease subunit — protein MNATLYKQMLKVYMKGFVNYAFGSAFYILLMFWLYPSMAKNTIALDELVRAMPEGVGRAFGLNGFGSAEAFISGEFYGLILVLILAIVCVQLSTQLMAKLVDQGSMAYLLSTPTTRGKVAFTQASVLTTGLFLIMAVTTIAGFLGKAWFLGDFEFDTTKFIKMNISAFLLFFAVGGISFLVSSLSNDEKKALGISGFITFGFFSLDLLGKLSVKIEWMRNISIFSMYRPGEIINGNVDLVATSIVLAAIGFVSFGLAIATFRKRDLPL, from the coding sequence ATGAATGCCACCTTGTATAAGCAGATGTTGAAAGTGTACATGAAGGGTTTCGTAAACTATGCATTCGGGTCTGCGTTTTATATCCTTCTCATGTTTTGGTTGTATCCCAGCATGGCCAAAAACACGATAGCACTCGATGAGCTGGTCCGGGCCATGCCGGAAGGAGTGGGGAGAGCCTTCGGCCTTAACGGCTTTGGCAGTGCCGAGGCATTCATATCGGGGGAATTTTACGGATTGATTCTGGTGCTTATCCTTGCTATCGTATGCGTCCAGTTATCAACTCAGCTGATGGCCAAATTGGTGGATCAAGGTTCCATGGCCTATTTATTATCCACCCCGACAACGAGGGGAAAAGTCGCTTTCACGCAAGCAAGCGTTTTGACGACAGGACTTTTCTTGATCATGGCCGTCACGACAATCGCCGGATTTCTCGGTAAGGCATGGTTTCTGGGCGATTTTGAGTTTGATACAACCAAATTCATTAAGATGAATATCTCGGCGTTCTTGCTCTTCTTTGCGGTGGGCGGCATCTCTTTCCTGGTGTCCTCTCTTTCCAATGATGAGAAGAAGGCGCTTGGCATTTCCGGATTCATTACGTTCGGGTTCTTCAGTTTGGATTTGCTTGGCAAACTCAGCGTAAAGATCGAATGGATGAGAAATATCTCCATATTCTCTATGTATAGGCCAGGCGAAATTATTAACGGTAATGTGGATTTGGTTGCAACCTCCATCGTTCTCGCTGCCATCGGATTCGTTTCGTTCGGACTTGCCATAGCTACGTTTCGCAAACGCGACCTGCCATTATAA
- a CDS encoding ABC transporter ATP-binding protein produces the protein MLTVQHLTKRFSNGKGIFDVSFSVEKGEVFGFLGPNGAGKSTTIRHIMGFMKPDKGYVTINGLDTWKEQGKVQSYVGYLPGEISFIEGMTGKTFLDFMADMQGVKDLPKRTRLIDRLQFDVHTPIRKMSKGMKQKVGIVAAFMHDPDVIILDEPTSGLDPLMQKVFIEIVLEEKTRGKTFLMSSHNFPEIERTCDRAAIIKDGVIITVKDIHELQSMQRKLFEVTFENQAEAKSFQDSGLLIESHEGDRVRVAVQGNYDKFVEETAKYRVRNIDIFTQNLEDIFMNYYDRKETMK, from the coding sequence ATGTTAACCGTTCAGCATTTGACGAAAAGATTTTCAAACGGGAAAGGAATATTCGATGTATCGTTTTCTGTGGAGAAAGGCGAGGTTTTCGGCTTTTTGGGACCCAACGGAGCAGGCAAATCTACGACGATCAGGCATATCATGGGCTTCATGAAGCCGGACAAAGGATATGTGACGATTAACGGGCTGGATACCTGGAAGGAGCAAGGGAAAGTTCAATCCTACGTCGGGTACCTGCCTGGAGAAATATCTTTTATCGAAGGAATGACGGGTAAGACGTTTCTGGATTTCATGGCTGACATGCAGGGTGTGAAGGACCTGCCCAAGCGCACCCGCTTAATCGACCGTCTGCAATTCGACGTCCATACGCCCATCCGAAAAATGTCCAAAGGTATGAAGCAAAAGGTAGGGATTGTAGCCGCTTTTATGCATGACCCCGATGTGATCATATTGGATGAACCGACATCAGGCCTTGATCCGCTCATGCAGAAGGTATTTATCGAGATCGTGCTGGAAGAGAAGACCCGAGGGAAAACGTTCCTGATGTCCTCGCACAACTTTCCGGAAATCGAGAGAACCTGCGACCGGGCTGCAATCATCAAGGATGGCGTCATCATTACCGTCAAGGATATCCACGAACTGCAGTCCATGCAGCGGAAGCTGTTCGAGGTGACCTTCGAAAACCAAGCCGAGGCGAAATCATTCCAGGATTCCGGTTTGCTTATTGAATCGCATGAAGGGGATCGGGTGAGGGTTGCCGTCCAGGGCAATTACGATAAATTTGTGGAAGAAACGGCCAAGTACAGGGTGCGCAATATCGATATTTTTACCCAAAACCTGGAGGATATATTCATGAATTACTATGATCGGAAGGAGACGATGAAATGA
- a CDS encoding TetR/AcrR family transcriptional regulator yields the protein MNGFEKRADLIKKKIMKTTLDMLRTSDPKRIRIADISRMANVSQVTIYNYFGSKEALLREVFKNYMDKAVRDFEQYMNEGHSLKEKIEHILFLEKESYKDFPPGLIKQLLIEDYELTAYIEKQYKETTIPLTIRIIEEGKASGEIAQEVSIEHVLAFIQLYMNQYEALLEMAKQSADTEKFLEGMVHIFFYGVCGKP from the coding sequence ATGAATGGTTTTGAGAAAAGAGCCGATTTGATCAAAAAGAAAATCATGAAAACCACACTGGACATGCTGCGGACATCGGATCCCAAGAGGATTCGGATTGCTGATATTTCCAGGATGGCTAATGTTTCGCAGGTCACGATCTATAATTACTTCGGAAGCAAGGAGGCACTGCTCCGCGAAGTGTTCAAGAACTACATGGACAAGGCCGTCCGCGATTTCGAACAATATATGAACGAAGGCCATTCGTTAAAGGAAAAGATCGAGCATATCCTCTTTCTGGAGAAAGAATCCTATAAGGACTTCCCTCCCGGTCTTATCAAACAACTTTTGATCGAAGATTATGAGCTGACAGCTTATATCGAAAAGCAATACAAGGAGACAACGATCCCTCTGACCATTCGGATCATTGAGGAAGGGAAAGCCAGCGGCGAGATTGCGCAAGAAGTTTCCATTGAGCACGTCCTGGCTTTTATTCAGCTGTATATGAATCAGTATGAAGCGCTGCTGGAAATGGCCAAACAAAGTGCGGATACGGAAAAATTCCTCGAAGGAATGGTTCATATATTCTTTTACGGCGTATGCGGAAAACCTTAA
- a CDS encoding DHA2 family efflux MFS transporter permease subunit — protein sequence MGQLMTVIMLGAFIAILNQTLINVAIPHIMIDFNVSANVVQWLVTGYMLVNGVMIPITAFLIERFGSRRMFIIAMVLFTIGAVICALAPSFSVMMIGRVVQATGAGIIMPLMMTIILTVFPTEKRGMAMAMMGIVLIFAPAIGPTLSGWIVQTYTWRILFYLVLPISIIDIVLAFLLLQNVTKLSKVSFDFWGFLFSTIGFGGLLYAFSEAGSWGWSSGGVLVTLAIGVISLILFVWRELTVKEPMLNLRVFGYDIFTLTTIVGSIINMALFAAMILLPIYLQNIRGFTPLQSGLLLLPGAVLMGIMQPIAGRIFDRIGARLLAVIGLVITTITTWEFSRLTGDTSYAHVMLLYCMRMFGMSFLMMPVMTEGMNQLPRRLTAHGTATSNTMRQVAGSLGTALLVSVMSNRANFHMGNISNAVTTSNPFILSEVSQLGNGIAAMSGGSPETGTQIVIGQLYGSAMTESTINGINDAFVVATLITFVALVLAFFIRRARHPEEDEPLG from the coding sequence ATGGGCCAGCTCATGACCGTGATCATGCTGGGTGCCTTTATCGCTATCCTCAACCAAACGTTGATCAATGTAGCAATCCCGCATATCATGATCGATTTCAACGTTTCAGCGAATGTAGTACAGTGGCTGGTTACCGGTTACATGCTGGTTAACGGTGTCATGATTCCGATCACAGCTTTCCTGATTGAGCGATTCGGTTCAAGGCGGATGTTTATCATCGCCATGGTGCTGTTCACCATTGGCGCGGTGATTTGCGCATTGGCACCCAGCTTTTCGGTTATGATGATCGGCAGAGTCGTCCAGGCCACCGGAGCAGGCATCATTATGCCGCTGATGATGACGATCATTCTGACCGTCTTCCCGACAGAGAAGAGAGGTATGGCTATGGCCATGATGGGCATCGTGCTCATTTTTGCCCCAGCCATTGGACCGACGCTTTCAGGCTGGATTGTGCAAACCTATACCTGGCGAATATTGTTCTATCTCGTTCTGCCTATAAGCATTATCGATATTGTGCTGGCGTTTTTGCTGCTCCAGAATGTGACCAAGCTTTCCAAGGTCTCTTTTGATTTCTGGGGCTTTTTATTCTCGACGATTGGTTTTGGAGGATTGCTTTACGCCTTTAGCGAAGCGGGCTCATGGGGATGGTCAAGCGGGGGTGTGCTCGTAACCTTGGCAATTGGCGTAATCTCTTTAATCCTCTTTGTATGGAGAGAATTGACGGTGAAGGAACCGATGCTCAATTTGAGGGTGTTTGGCTACGATATATTCACCCTGACCACCATCGTCGGCTCCATCATTAATATGGCTTTGTTTGCAGCGATGATTTTGCTGCCGATTTACCTGCAGAACATTCGCGGCTTCACGCCGCTCCAATCCGGGCTTCTGCTGCTTCCCGGCGCAGTGCTCATGGGCATCATGCAGCCGATTGCGGGAAGGATCTTCGACCGAATTGGTGCGCGTCTGCTTGCCGTCATCGGCCTCGTGATTACGACCATCACAACCTGGGAATTCAGCAGGTTAACCGGAGATACATCCTATGCCCATGTCATGCTGCTCTACTGCATGCGCATGTTCGGGATGTCATTTCTTATGATGCCGGTCATGACGGAAGGGATGAATCAGCTGCCGAGGCGGCTTACGGCACACGGTACGGCTACATCCAATACAATGCGGCAGGTAGCCGGTTCACTCGGAACCGCTTTGCTGGTTTCGGTCATGTCGAATCGCGCCAATTTCCACATGGGAAATATTTCGAATGCGGTCACGACATCGAATCCGTTTATCCTAAGCGAAGTTTCACAATTGGGAAATGGGATTGCGGCGATGTCAGGAGGATCCCCCGAGACGGGTACACAAATCGTCATCGGCCAGTTATACGGCTCCGCGATGACGGAATCCACTATCAATGGGATCAATGATGCTTTTGTCGTGGCAACGCTCATTACCTTCGTGGCGTTGGTGCTGGCCTTTTTTATCCGCCGTGCCCGGCATCCGGAGGAGGATGAACCGCTGGGATGA